A single window of Sander lucioperca isolate FBNREF2018 chromosome 22, SLUC_FBN_1.2, whole genome shotgun sequence DNA harbors:
- the coasy gene encoding bifunctional coenzyme A synthase, translating into MTMFSTGILVLTSPLHTLPLRIAPVLSSAAQLVERTLYVHLHPGLNLGSGSQPRPVFIPPVVDLSALITRLYSNAADVCGHLDVRVLLTNVRAQSAACSGTTIPNCPFPTPQSLSHSPEVVLTDFPLQDPGQSHQVTQCLQRYTGHCYVCSPSLQSVLLHPQLMRLQEKEEGLKESEEKAEPLETYSDVVVGGTFDRLHGAHKTLLNISCLLANRRFLIGVCDQAMLKKKVLKELVEPYSLRTQRLQEFVEDIKPSLQVEIVPLDDPYGVSVVDPLIQCIVVSEETRKGGMAVNKKRIENGLPALILHEIQLLKDAHHTETEEEKISSSSLRSRLLGTLLTPPEDASHIAPLPYVIGLTGGSGSGKTSIARQLEALGAVRIDCDKLGHEVYQPGTAAYHRVLEEFGSDLLNADKTINRRALGRKVFGNQERLKALTDIVWPEIALLVKNRISQAREEGKQVCVLDAAVLLEAGWTDMVHEVWVTVIPEEEAVLRITERDGVTTEDALRRLQSQWSNSKQVGHANVVLSTLWEPEVTRKQVLKAWNLLQKRIQHRQEGHALVTTSAQV; encoded by the exons ATGACCATGTTCAGCACGGGCATCCTTGTGCTGACGTCTCCTCTCCACACCCTCCCATTGCGCATCGCTCCAGTGCTCAGCTCAGCTGCTCAGCTTGTAGAGCGCACACTGTACGTCCACCTCCACCCTGGGCTAAACCTGGGAAGTGGGAGCCAGCCTCGACCAGTTTTCATTCCACCGGTAGTGGACCTGTCTGCACTCATTACCCGCCTTTACAGCAATGCAGCTGATGTATGTGGGCACCTGGATGTTCGTGTTTTGCTGACCAATGTTCGCGCTCAGTCAGCTGCCTGCAGCGGGACGACAATCCCAAACTGCCCCTTCCCCACACCACAATCTCTGTCTCACTCCCCGGAGGTGGTGCTAACAGACTTTCCTCTGCAGGACCCAGGTCAGTCCCATCAGGTTACGCAGTGTCTACAGAGGTACACAGGCCACTGCTACGTCTGTAGCCCTAGTCTGCAGTCAGTGCTGCTTCACCCACAGCTAATGAGGCTgcaggagaaagaggaagggctGAAAGAGTCTGAAGAAAAGGCAGAACCCTTGGAGACCTACAGTGACGTGGTGGTAGGGGGGACATTTGACCGGCTCCATGGGGCCCACAAGACGCTGCTCAACATCTCATGCCTGTTAGCCAATAGAAGGTTCCTTATTGGTGTGTGTGACCAAGCAATGCTGAAAA AAAAAGTGCTAAAGGAGCTGGTCGAGCCATACTCTCTGCGGACCCAGAGATTACAGGAGTTCGTGGAAGACATCAAACCCTCACTGCAGGTGGAGATCGTGCCCCTTGACGACCCCTATGGAGTGTCTGTGGTTGACCCCTTGATACAGTGCATTGTGGTTAGCGAGGAGACGAGAAAGGGAGGCATGGCTGTCAACAAGAAACGCATTGAGAAC GGCCTCCCAGCTCTCATCCTCCATGAGATCCAGTTGTTGAAAGACGCCCACCACActgagacagaggaggagaagatcAGCTCCTCCAGTCTACGCTCTCGTCTGCTGGGCACCCTCCTTACCCCGCCTGAA GACGCATCCCATATCGCTCCACTTCCATACGTGATTGGCCTGACAGGAGGCAGCGGCAGTGGAAAGACCTCCATCGCCAGGCAGCTGGAGGCTTTGGGTGCCGTCCGGATCGACTGTGACAAGCTGGGCCATGAGGTGTACCAGCCCGGCACTGCAGCCTATCACAGAGTGCTTGAAGAATTTGGGTCAG ATCTTCTGAATGCAGATAAAACCATCAACAGACGTGCATTAGGAAGGAAGGTTTTTGGAAACCAG GAGCGGTTAAAAGCCCTAACAGACATTGTATGGCCTGAGATTGCACTTCTGGTTAAGAACAGAATCAGCCAAGCCAGAGAGGAAG GGAAACAAGTTTGTGTGTTGGATGCAGCAGTTCTTCTGGAGGCCGGCTGGACCGACATGGTCCACGAGGTCTGGGTCACTGTCATCCCTGAGGAGGAG GCAGTGTTAAGGATAACAGAGCGAGACGGTGTGACTACAGAGGATGCCCTGCGCCGGCTGCAGAGCCAGTGGTCCAACAGCAAGCAAGTAGGGCACGCCAACGTGGTACTCAGCACGCTGTGGGAGCCAGAGGTTACTCGGAAACAG gttCTGAAAGCTTGGAATCTTCTTCAGAAGAGAATCCAACACAGGCAAGAGGGACATGCGTTGGTCACTACATCAGCCCAGGTGTAA